Proteins found in one Streptococcus anginosus subsp. whileyi MAS624 genomic segment:
- a CDS encoding ABC transporter ATP-binding protein has translation MKKKSVVSWILEFVSLHKFYFIVSLVFAFLSVLCGFLPYFFVGNIINQLLQGNRDWNFYVLQSIWIGLAWIAHWGFHGISTLLSHTATFKILAEMRYRLTEKLAKLPLGTVLSQSSGTYKNIIVERVDATEVTLAHLIPEFTSGLFGPFIILIAMLVIDWRLTMLSLLTIPIVILAYGNMLRKSEGDFENTVEKTKKLNDTAVEYINGIEVIKVFGKEKFSYDKFVKAAKEGADCFIEWMRKCVVEMGIVTAFLPSGLLFLLPFGTLFYLQGSLTASNFILLIILSLSLLTPFILVASYMDDLRKIATIFGEVIAILEKPDLPRPTELTDIPKGTELQMIDVSFGYSDEEEVLHSISLTIEPDTVTALVGPSGSGKSTIAKLLASFWDVNSGNITFGGVDIRNLPLDYYSRQIAYVTQDNYLFDETIMENIRMGNSAASDEEVIDIARKCGCYDFISNLENGFETRVGTGGGHLSGGERQRIAIARAMLKNAPVIILDEATAYTDPENEALIQSSLARLIEGRTLLVIAHRLSTIASADQIVVVNDGRIEAKGKHADLQKTCPLYASMWQAHLAVKDSDQMTEGGLADA, from the coding sequence ATGAAGAAAAAGTCGGTTGTATCTTGGATACTGGAATTTGTCTCTCTTCACAAATTTTATTTTATTGTTAGTCTTGTTTTTGCCTTTTTATCTGTTTTATGCGGATTTTTGCCTTATTTTTTTGTAGGAAATATCATCAATCAGCTCTTACAAGGCAATCGAGATTGGAATTTTTATGTCCTTCAGTCCATTTGGATAGGACTGGCATGGATAGCACATTGGGGATTTCACGGGATTTCGACGCTCTTGTCTCATACAGCAACCTTTAAGATTTTAGCAGAAATGCGCTATCGTCTGACAGAGAAATTGGCCAAATTGCCTCTGGGAACGGTTTTAAGTCAATCTTCTGGAACTTACAAAAATATCATTGTTGAGCGAGTGGATGCCACAGAAGTAACTTTGGCACACTTAATTCCTGAGTTTACATCCGGGCTATTTGGTCCCTTTATTATCTTAATTGCCATGTTGGTGATTGATTGGCGCCTAACCATGCTTTCGCTTCTGACAATCCCGATTGTTATCTTAGCTTATGGGAATATGCTACGCAAGAGCGAAGGTGATTTTGAAAATACAGTTGAGAAAACGAAGAAACTCAACGATACAGCAGTAGAATACATCAATGGGATTGAAGTCATCAAGGTTTTTGGAAAAGAGAAATTTTCTTACGATAAATTTGTCAAGGCTGCCAAAGAAGGAGCTGATTGCTTTATTGAATGGATGCGCAAGTGCGTAGTTGAAATGGGCATTGTTACAGCTTTCTTACCGTCCGGTTTGCTTTTCTTACTCCCTTTTGGAACTCTCTTTTACCTTCAAGGTAGCCTAACAGCTAGTAACTTTATTTTACTAATCATTCTGTCTCTTAGCCTTTTGACGCCGTTTATTTTAGTGGCTTCCTATATGGATGATTTACGGAAAATTGCGACAATCTTTGGTGAAGTGATTGCTATTTTGGAAAAACCTGATTTACCTCGTCCGACAGAATTAACGGACATTCCAAAGGGAACAGAACTTCAAATGATAGATGTTAGTTTTGGTTATTCAGATGAGGAAGAAGTATTGCATAGTATTTCCTTAACGATTGAGCCTGATACAGTGACTGCTCTTGTCGGCCCTTCTGGCTCAGGGAAATCTACGATTGCTAAACTTCTAGCTTCTTTCTGGGATGTCAATTCTGGTAATATTACCTTTGGTGGCGTGGACATTCGAAACCTACCTCTTGATTATTACAGTCGTCAGATTGCCTATGTCACACAGGATAATTACCTTTTTGATGAAACGATTATGGAAAATATTCGTATGGGTAATTCCGCTGCTTCGGATGAAGAAGTGATTGACATTGCTCGCAAGTGCGGCTGCTATGATTTTATTAGTAATTTAGAAAATGGTTTTGAGACCCGTGTTGGAACTGGCGGCGGTCATTTATCTGGTGGAGAACGACAACGGATTGCAATTGCACGAGCTATGCTGAAAAACGCACCAGTCATTATTTTGGATGAGGCAACCGCTTATACCGATCCTGAAAATGAAGCTCTCATTCAGTCTAGTTTAGCTCGTTTGATAGAAGGTCGTACGCTTCTGGTCATTGCTCACCGTCTTTCAACGATTGCAAGTGCAGATCAGATTGTCGTAGTTAATGACGGACGTATTGAGGCAAAAGGAAAACATGCAGATTTGCAGAAGACTTGTCCGCTTTATGCTTCTATGT
- a CDS encoding helix-turn-helix transcriptional regulator, with protein sequence MTESRLFRIVYVLLERDNVTARELAEQFEVSVRTIYRDVDRLSSAGIPIYTTQGRDGGIRLTEDFVLNSSLLNQSEKEQLLVALQGLGVTGLLHENELLTKLSALFKLNQPNWIEVDFTSWFNSKKYEELFQNLKNAIISKQVISFSYVSNKEEFTQRQAKPVRLLFKGQSWYLHAFCLVRNDFRYFKLSRISQLKLLPQHFADNFDNVSLEKEARLEEVVRVKLKFNKKVAFRVYDELDCPVKEDEQGNLYAEIEIPNDYSLYCYILSFGDNVEVLEPTKIRVQITEMIERMAQKYKN encoded by the coding sequence ATGACAGAGAGTAGATTATTTAGAATAGTGTATGTTCTTTTAGAAAGGGATAACGTTACAGCGAGGGAACTGGCAGAACAATTTGAAGTATCTGTTAGAACGATTTATCGAGATGTTGACCGACTTAGCAGCGCAGGTATTCCAATTTACACGACACAAGGCAGAGACGGAGGCATTCGACTGACGGAGGATTTTGTACTAAATAGTTCTTTGCTTAATCAATCGGAAAAAGAGCAACTGTTGGTTGCTTTACAAGGATTAGGGGTTACGGGTCTTCTGCATGAAAACGAGCTTTTGACCAAACTATCGGCTTTATTTAAATTGAACCAACCAAACTGGATAGAAGTAGATTTTACCAGCTGGTTCAATAGCAAGAAATATGAAGAGCTATTTCAGAATCTGAAAAATGCAATCATCAGTAAGCAAGTGATTTCCTTTTCTTATGTTAGCAACAAAGAGGAATTCACCCAGCGTCAAGCAAAACCAGTCCGCCTGCTTTTTAAAGGACAATCCTGGTATCTTCATGCATTTTGCTTAGTCCGAAATGATTTTCGTTATTTTAAACTTTCTCGCATAAGCCAGCTAAAGCTTTTACCACAACATTTTGCAGATAACTTTGACAATGTTAGCTTGGAAAAAGAAGCGCGATTAGAAGAGGTCGTACGAGTCAAGCTGAAATTTAATAAAAAAGTTGCTTTTAGAGTATATGATGAACTGGATTGTCCAGTCAAAGAAGATGAGCAAGGAAACTTGTATGCAGAGATAGAAATTCCGAATGATTATAGTCTGTACTGCTATATTCTCTCTTTTGGAGACAATGTGGAAGTGCTGGAGCCAACAAAGATTCGTGTGCAAATAACAGAAATGATTGAACGTATGGCACAAAAATATAAAAACTGA
- a CDS encoding NUDIX hydrolase — protein MKYSIEAWIYNPIAKGILLLKVKTEQLSFWQPITGGIENGESSEIACIREIFEETGLEIELTKLLKIGYHTVVVDEDLTILKTLFLVKTKQKDIHISDEHIDFMWTEVKNVPDILYWQSNQETFQKVLEKLR, from the coding sequence ATGAAATATTCCATTGAAGCCTGGATTTATAACCCGATTGCTAAGGGAATTTTGCTCTTAAAAGTTAAAACTGAACAACTTTCTTTCTGGCAACCGATTACTGGTGGCATTGAAAATGGTGAAAGTTCTGAAATAGCTTGTATTCGTGAGATTTTTGAAGAAACGGGACTGGAAATCGAGCTAACAAAGCTCTTGAAAATCGGTTATCACACAGTTGTTGTTGATGAAGACTTGACTATTTTAAAAACACTTTTTCTTGTGAAAACAAAGCAAAAAGATATTCATATTTCTGATGAGCACATTGATTTTATGTGGACAGAAGTTAAAAATGTGCCTGATATATTGTACTGGCAGAGCAATCAAGAGACTTTTCAAAAGGTTTTAGAGAAATTGAGATAA
- the pcrA gene encoding DNA helicase PcrA: MNPLLTSMNDRQAEAVQTTEGPLLIMAGAGSGKTRVLTHRIAYLIDEKLVNPWNILAITFTNKAAREMKERAFSLNPATEDCLIATFHSMCVRILRREADHIGYNRNFTIIDPSEQRTLMKRILKTLNLDPKKWNERAILGTISNAKNDLIDEAAYVALAGDMYTEIVAKCYEMYQKELRQSEAMDFDDLIMLTLRLFDKNPDVLTYYQQRYQYIHVDEYQDTNHAQYQLVKLLASRFKNICVVGDADQSIYGWRGADMQNILDFEKDYPEAKVVLLEENYRSTKTILQAANDVIKNNRNRRPKNLWTQNADGEDIVYYRANDEQDEALFVAKTIDELSSTSDYVYRDFAVLYRTNAQSRNIEESLLKANIPYTMVGGTKFYSRKEIRDVISYLNLIANTSDNISFERVVNEPKRGVGPGTVEKIRNFAASQEMSLLGASSQIMLSPVKGKAAQAVFDFANLILNLRERLDELTVTELVELVLERTGYTEQLAAQATLESQARIENIEEFLSVTKNFDENPENDTEETGLDRLSRFLNDLALIADTDDGNQESSEVTLMTLHAAKGLEFPVVFIIGMEENVFPLSRAAEDEDELEEERRLAYVGITRAEKVLFLTNANSRLLYGKTNYNRPTRFLNEISSSLLDYQGLARPANTSFKASYVNGKAVQFGQGMSLAQALQERKRQAAPSSISSSQLPFGKNVAANQPTIDWAIGDIAHHKKWGDGTVLEVSGSGSSQELKINFPEVGLKKLLASVAPIEKK; this comes from the coding sequence ATGAATCCTTTATTAACTAGTATGAATGACCGTCAGGCGGAGGCGGTTCAAACAACGGAAGGTCCTTTGCTGATTATGGCAGGAGCTGGGTCTGGAAAAACACGTGTTTTAACCCACCGTATTGCCTATTTGATTGATGAAAAGTTAGTCAATCCTTGGAATATCTTGGCGATCACCTTTACGAATAAGGCTGCTCGAGAAATGAAGGAGCGGGCATTTTCCTTAAATCCAGCAACAGAAGATTGCTTGATTGCGACTTTTCACTCGATGTGCGTGCGGATTTTGCGTAGGGAAGCTGACCATATCGGCTATAACCGAAATTTTACGATTATCGATCCTAGTGAGCAGCGGACTTTGATGAAGCGTATTCTCAAAACACTCAATTTAGATCCTAAAAAGTGGAATGAACGAGCTATTTTAGGCACGATTTCCAATGCGAAAAATGATTTGATTGATGAAGCGGCCTATGTAGCTTTAGCAGGAGATATGTACACAGAGATTGTGGCGAAGTGCTATGAGATGTACCAAAAAGAACTCCGTCAGTCAGAAGCGATGGACTTTGATGACTTAATCATGCTGACCTTGCGCCTTTTTGATAAAAATCCAGATGTGTTGACTTATTACCAGCAGCGCTATCAATACATCCATGTGGACGAGTATCAAGATACGAACCACGCTCAGTACCAACTGGTCAAATTGTTGGCTTCACGCTTTAAAAATATCTGTGTGGTTGGTGATGCAGATCAGTCTATTTATGGCTGGCGAGGTGCTGATATGCAGAATATCTTGGACTTTGAAAAGGATTATCCTGAAGCTAAAGTTGTTCTTCTGGAGGAAAATTATCGCTCAACCAAGACTATTCTGCAAGCTGCCAATGATGTTATCAAAAACAACCGCAACCGCCGTCCGAAGAATCTCTGGACACAAAATGCTGACGGTGAAGATATTGTTTATTATCGGGCTAATGATGAGCAAGATGAAGCTCTCTTTGTAGCCAAAACCATTGATGAATTATCTAGCACATCTGACTATGTCTATCGGGATTTTGCTGTTCTTTACCGAACCAACGCCCAATCTCGGAATATTGAAGAATCTCTCCTCAAAGCTAATATTCCTTACACTATGGTGGGGGGGACTAAGTTTTATAGCCGCAAGGAAATTCGAGATGTCATCAGCTATCTCAATCTCATCGCTAATACTAGCGACAACATCAGTTTTGAACGTGTTGTCAATGAGCCCAAGCGGGGTGTTGGACCAGGTACGGTAGAGAAAATTCGTAATTTTGCAGCTAGTCAAGAGATGTCTCTTTTAGGTGCTTCTTCGCAGATTATGCTCTCACCTGTCAAGGGGAAAGCTGCTCAGGCTGTTTTTGACTTTGCCAATCTCATTTTGAATCTGCGCGAACGATTGGACGAATTGACCGTGACAGAACTGGTAGAGCTGGTGCTTGAAAGGACTGGTTACACCGAGCAATTAGCAGCTCAAGCTACGTTGGAAAGTCAGGCTAGGATTGAAAATATCGAAGAATTCCTTTCTGTTACTAAGAATTTTGACGAAAATCCAGAAAATGATACTGAGGAGACTGGTTTAGATAGACTTAGCCGTTTCCTCAATGATTTGGCTTTGATTGCAGATACAGATGATGGCAATCAGGAAAGCTCGGAAGTGACACTTATGACGCTACATGCTGCCAAGGGATTAGAGTTTCCAGTGGTTTTCATCATTGGTATGGAAGAGAATGTCTTTCCACTTAGTCGTGCGGCTGAAGATGAAGACGAGCTAGAGGAAGAGCGCCGATTAGCCTATGTTGGAATTACTCGTGCTGAAAAAGTCTTGTTCCTAACCAATGCAAACTCGCGCCTGCTATACGGAAAAACCAATTACAATCGTCCAACTCGTTTTCTCAATGAAATTAGCTCAAGCTTGCTAGATTATCAAGGCTTGGCTCGACCTGCTAATACATCCTTTAAAGCTTCCTATGTGAATGGCAAAGCTGTTCAGTTTGGTCAAGGAATGAGTCTCGCTCAAGCATTGCAGGAACGCAAGCGGCAAGCTGCACCGAGCAGCATTTCCTCAAGCCAGTTGCCATTTGGTAAAAATGTAGCTGCTAATCAGCCGACTATTGATTGGGCTATCGGTGATATTGCTCACCATAAAAAATGGGGAGACGGAACGGTATTGGAAGTGTCAGGCAGCGGTAGTAGCCAAGAATTGAAAATCAATTTCCCAGAGGTTGGATTAAAGAAACTGTTGGCAAGTGTTGCACCAATTGAGAAAAAGTGA
- a CDS encoding cation diffusion facilitator family transporter, which yields MNNPAKNLKLAERGAILAILAYIVLSIAKIIAGSVLQSSSLTADGFNNVSDIVANIAVLIGLRMARRPADTDHKFGHWKIEDLASLITSLIMFFVGFDVLIDTVQKIISRQETTIDPLGAIVGIISALVMTGVYFYNKALAKKAQSKALDAAAKDNLSDAITSLGTTIAIIASALNFPIVDKLVAIVITFFILKTAYEIFMESSFSLSDGFDENLLKEYKEAILEIPKISRVKSQRGRTYGSNIYLDLILEMNPDLSVYESHEIADQVENMLKERFGVFDIDIHIEPAPIPEDEILDNVYRKLFMREQLVEQGSQLEDLLAPEFVYISQDGCQMNKEEFQIEKGKQSPIKNFQLTSISQKTKLICYEEDGIVHTSLWRRHETWQNIFHQETRKNESEQQS from the coding sequence ATGAATAATCCAGCAAAGAATCTTAAACTCGCAGAGCGTGGCGCTATCTTAGCCATTCTAGCCTATATCGTTTTATCCATTGCTAAAATCATTGCCGGATCTGTCTTACAATCCTCCAGTTTGACAGCCGATGGTTTTAATAATGTTTCGGATATTGTTGCTAATATTGCCGTTTTGATAGGACTTCGTATGGCACGCAGGCCAGCTGACACGGACCACAAATTTGGTCACTGGAAAATTGAAGATTTAGCCAGCCTTATCACTTCTCTTATCATGTTTTTTGTCGGATTTGATGTTTTGATTGATACCGTTCAAAAAATTATTTCTCGCCAAGAAACGACTATCGATCCCTTAGGCGCCATCGTCGGGATTATTTCCGCCTTAGTCATGACAGGAGTGTATTTTTACAATAAAGCTTTAGCAAAAAAAGCGCAGTCTAAAGCGCTTGATGCTGCTGCCAAAGACAATTTATCTGATGCTATTACTTCGCTTGGCACAACCATTGCAATCATCGCAAGCGCTTTAAATTTCCCGATTGTAGATAAATTGGTCGCTATCGTTATTACCTTTTTCATCCTTAAAACAGCTTACGAAATTTTCATGGAATCTTCTTTTAGTTTATCAGACGGTTTTGATGAAAATCTTTTAAAAGAATACAAAGAAGCCATTTTAGAAATTCCCAAAATTTCCCGTGTTAAATCTCAAAGAGGGCGGACTTACGGTAGCAACATCTATCTTGACCTCATTTTAGAAATGAATCCTGACTTATCTGTCTATGAAAGTCACGAAATTGCCGATCAAGTTGAAAATATGCTCAAAGAACGCTTTGGTGTCTTTGATATTGACATCCACATTGAGCCTGCTCCTATCCCTGAAGATGAAATATTGGACAATGTTTACCGAAAGCTATTTATGAGAGAACAATTGGTTGAGCAGGGAAGCCAATTAGAGGACTTACTAGCGCCTGAATTTGTGTACATTTCCCAAGACGGTTGCCAAATGAACAAAGAAGAATTTCAAATCGAAAAAGGAAAACAATCTCCTATCAAAAATTTCCAATTAACTTCTATCAGCCAAAAAACCAAACTAATTTGCTATGAAGAAGACGGGATTGTTCATACCAGCCTTTGGCGTCGTCACGAAACGTGGCAAAATATTTTCCACCAAGAAACACGAAAAAACGAGAGTGAACAACAGTCGTAA
- a CDS encoding amino acid ABC transporter substrate-binding protein has protein sequence MKIKRYVLMLCGLILFLLLTACSNVSNPKVDNWSKYQQKKSITIGFDNTFVPMGFEQKNGQYVGFDIDLANAVFKEYGIKVNWQPIDWDMKETELTNGTIDLIWNGYSATNERRKKVQFTIPYMKNEQVLVAKKSSNIAKTADMKDKILGAQTGSSGYDEFEAHPELLKNLVKNHKAAQYQSFTEALIDLQNNRIDGLLIDRVYANYYLKEEGILQDYYVFPAGFDSESFAVGARKTDKQLVENINQAFKKLYQTGQFQKIANKWFGEDIATDEVKK, from the coding sequence ATGAAGATAAAACGTTATGTTCTTATGCTCTGTGGTTTGATTCTTTTTTTGCTCCTTACAGCTTGTAGCAATGTTAGCAACCCTAAAGTAGATAATTGGTCAAAATACCAACAAAAAAAGAGCATTACTATTGGTTTTGACAATACATTTGTTCCTATGGGATTTGAACAAAAAAATGGTCAATATGTTGGTTTTGATATTGACTTGGCAAATGCTGTTTTTAAAGAATATGGGATAAAAGTGAATTGGCAGCCGATTGATTGGGATATGAAAGAAACGGAGCTCACAAATGGAACGATTGATCTTATCTGGAATGGGTATTCGGCAACCAATGAGCGGCGGAAGAAAGTACAGTTCACCATTCCTTATATGAAAAATGAGCAGGTATTAGTTGCTAAAAAGTCATCTAATATTGCAAAAACAGCTGACATGAAGGATAAAATTCTTGGCGCTCAGACAGGTTCTTCGGGTTACGATGAGTTTGAGGCTCATCCGGAGCTTTTGAAGAATCTGGTTAAAAATCATAAAGCTGCTCAATATCAAAGTTTTACAGAGGCGTTGATTGATTTGCAAAATAATCGGATTGATGGGTTGTTGATTGACCGAGTTTATGCTAATTATTATTTAAAAGAAGAGGGGATTTTGCAGGATTATTATGTTTTCCCAGCTGGATTTGATAGCGAATCATTTGCGGTTGGTGCTAGAAAAACGGATAAGCAGCTCGTTGAAAACATAAACCAAGCATTCAAAAAATTATATCAAACAGGTCAATTTCAAAAAATAGCAAACAAATGGTTTGGTGAGGATATTGCGACAGATGAAGTCAAAAAATGA
- a CDS encoding amino acid ABC transporter ATP-binding protein has protein sequence MLELKNISKHFGEKQIISDLNLKVPEKQILAIVGPSGGGKTTLLRMLAGLETIDSGDIIYNGEELPLDELEKRNLLGFVFQDFQLFPHLTVLENLTLSPIKTKNVAKEDAEKKAINLLTRLGLAEHVNAYPYSLSGGQKQRVALARAMMIDPEIIGYDEPTSALDPELRLEVEKLILQNRELGMTQIVVTHDLQFAENIADTILKVQPK, from the coding sequence ATGTTAGAATTAAAGAATATTAGCAAACATTTTGGCGAAAAGCAAATTATTTCCGACTTGAATTTAAAGGTGCCAGAAAAGCAAATCCTTGCCATTGTAGGACCGTCTGGCGGCGGGAAAACGACATTATTGCGGATGTTAGCTGGCTTGGAAACAATTGATTCGGGTGACATTATTTACAATGGCGAAGAGCTTCCCTTGGATGAACTTGAAAAACGTAATTTATTGGGATTTGTGTTTCAAGATTTTCAGCTATTTCCACATTTAACAGTTCTTGAAAATCTAACCTTGTCACCCATTAAAACAAAAAATGTCGCAAAAGAGGATGCAGAAAAGAAAGCAATTAACTTGTTGACCCGATTGGGGTTAGCAGAACATGTAAACGCTTATCCTTATTCTTTATCAGGTGGTCAAAAACAACGTGTAGCATTAGCTCGTGCGATGATGATTGATCCAGAAATTATCGGTTATGATGAGCCAACTTCCGCATTGGATCCAGAATTGCGTCTTGAAGTTGAAAAGTTGATTCTTCAGAATCGTGAGCTAGGAATGACGCAAATTGTGGTGACCCATGATTTGCAGTTTGCAGAAAATATTGCAGATACGATTCTCAAAGTGCAGCCTAAGTAG
- a CDS encoding amino acid ABC transporter permease, with protein MNYIFEVLPSLLNGALVTLQVFVLVLVLSIPLGIVISFLMQIHFKLLHWLINIYIWIMRGTPLLLQLIFIYYVLPNIGVRLDRLPAAIIAFTLNYAAYFAEIFRGGILSIPAGQYEAAKVLKFTPFQTIRFVILPQVIKVVLPSVFNEVMTLVKDTSLVYALGVSDLILASRTAANRDASLAPMFIAGAIYLVLIGLVTIVSKQVEKRYSYYK; from the coding sequence ATGAACTATATTTTTGAAGTTTTGCCAAGCTTATTAAATGGCGCATTGGTGACTTTGCAAGTATTTGTTTTAGTCTTAGTTTTATCCATACCACTTGGAATTGTGATTTCCTTTTTAATGCAAATCCACTTTAAGCTGCTTCATTGGCTTATAAATATTTATATTTGGATTATGCGCGGTACACCTCTCTTGTTACAACTAATTTTTATTTATTATGTTTTGCCAAACATTGGTGTGCGTTTGGATCGGCTTCCAGCGGCTATCATAGCATTCACGCTAAATTATGCTGCTTATTTCGCCGAAATTTTCCGTGGTGGGATTTTGTCCATTCCTGCAGGACAATATGAGGCGGCTAAGGTTTTGAAGTTTACGCCATTTCAAACGATACGGTTTGTTATTTTACCTCAAGTTATCAAGGTGGTGCTTCCGAGTGTCTTTAATGAAGTGATGACGTTGGTAAAAGATACATCTCTTGTTTATGCGCTTGGTGTTTCCGACTTAATCTTGGCTAGTCGGACTGCAGCCAATCGTGATGCGAGTTTAGCACCGATGTTTATAGCAGGGGCTATTTACCTTGTCTTGATTGGTCTTGTGACGATTGTATCGAAGCAAGTTGAAAAGAGATATAGTTACTATAAGTAG
- the lepB gene encoding signal peptidase I, whose translation MVKRDLIRNVIFLSIVVIIIACLRIFIFTPYRITAKDANHFLQDKDVVIANKNEAIKRDDFVLYEVKGREHVGRVIGLGNDSVVYMDDVLYLNNKIKSEDYLTKAKEGYLAKATSTGYFTHDFTIQTLTKSNANKIPAQSYLILNDNRQDMEDSRKFGLITEKQIKGVISFRVLPLNQFGFIKTK comes from the coding sequence ATGGTTAAAAGAGATTTAATTAGGAATGTTATTTTTTTATCTATTGTTGTGATAATCATTGCTTGTTTGCGAATTTTTATTTTTACACCATACAGGATTACTGCAAAAGATGCGAATCATTTTTTGCAAGATAAAGATGTTGTTATTGCCAATAAAAATGAAGCAATCAAAAGAGATGATTTTGTCTTGTACGAGGTGAAGGGAAGAGAGCATGTCGGACGTGTCATTGGTCTAGGAAATGACTCCGTTGTTTATATGGATGATGTTCTTTACTTAAATAATAAAATCAAGTCAGAAGATTATTTAACGAAGGCTAAGGAAGGATACTTAGCAAAAGCTACTAGTACAGGTTATTTCACTCATGATTTCACCATTCAGACATTAACTAAATCGAATGCAAATAAAATTCCAGCGCAGTCATATCTGATTCTGAATGATAATCGACAAGATATGGAAGATAGTCGGAAGTTCGGCTTGATTACAGAGAAACAAATTAAAGGAGTCATCTCATTTAGAGTACTCCCGCTTAATCAATTTGGATTTATTAAAACAAAGTAG
- the pyk gene encoding pyruvate kinase: MNKRVKIVATLGPAVEIRGGKRFGEDGYWGEKLDVEASAQNIAKLIEAGANTFRFNFSHGDHAEQGDRMATVHRAEEIAGQKVGYLLDTKGPEIRTELFEGDAKEYSYKTGEKIRVATKQGIKSTREVIALNVAGALDIYDDVEVGKQVLVDDGKLGLRVIAKDPATREFEVEVENDGIIAKQKGVNIPNTKIPFPALAERDNDDIRFGLEQGINFIAISFVRTAKDVNEVRAICEETGNGHVKLFAKIENQQGIENLDEILEVADGIMIARGDMGIEVPFEMVPVYQKMIITKVNAVGKIAITATNMLETMTEKPRATRSEVSDVFNAVIDGTDATMLSGESANGKYPLESVTTMATIDKNAQTLLNEYGRLSSVDYARSSKTEVVASAVKDATNSMDIKLVVTMTESGNTARLISKYRPDADILAITFDELTQRSLMLNWGVIPVVTEKPASTDDMFEVAEKVALESGLVKSGDNIVIVAGVPVGTGGTNTMRIRTVR, encoded by the coding sequence ATGAATAAACGTGTAAAAATCGTTGCAACTTTAGGTCCTGCGGTAGAAATCCGTGGTGGTAAAAGATTCGGTGAAGACGGATATTGGGGTGAAAAGCTTGACGTTGAAGCATCAGCGCAAAATATCGCTAAATTGATCGAAGCTGGAGCTAACACTTTCCGTTTCAACTTCTCACATGGTGACCACGCAGAGCAAGGTGACCGTATGGCTACTGTTCATCGTGCTGAAGAAATTGCTGGTCAAAAAGTTGGTTACCTTCTTGACACTAAAGGTCCTGAAATCCGTACAGAATTATTTGAAGGCGATGCTAAAGAATATTCTTACAAAACAGGTGAAAAAATCCGTGTTGCAACTAAACAAGGTATCAAATCAACTCGTGAAGTTATCGCATTGAATGTTGCTGGTGCACTTGATATCTATGACGATGTTGAAGTTGGAAAACAAGTTCTTGTTGATGACGGTAAACTTGGTCTTCGCGTGATTGCAAAAGATCCTGCTACACGTGAATTTGAAGTAGAAGTTGAAAACGACGGTATTATCGCTAAACAAAAAGGTGTTAATATTCCAAATACAAAAATTCCTTTCCCAGCACTTGCTGAACGTGACAATGACGATATTCGTTTTGGTCTTGAACAAGGAATCAACTTTATCGCTATTTCATTCGTACGTACTGCAAAAGACGTCAACGAAGTTCGTGCAATCTGTGAAGAAACCGGTAATGGACATGTGAAATTGTTCGCTAAAATCGAAAACCAACAAGGTATCGAAAACTTGGATGAAATCCTTGAAGTAGCGGACGGTATCATGATTGCTCGTGGTGATATGGGTATTGAAGTACCATTTGAAATGGTTCCAGTTTACCAAAAAATGATTATCACAAAAGTCAATGCAGTTGGTAAAATTGCGATCACAGCAACAAACATGCTTGAAACAATGACTGAAAAACCACGTGCGACTCGTTCAGAAGTATCAGACGTATTTAACGCTGTTATTGACGGAACAGATGCAACAATGCTTTCAGGTGAATCTGCAAATGGTAAATACCCACTTGAATCTGTAACAACAATGGCTACAATTGATAAAAACGCTCAAACTCTATTGAACGAGTATGGACGCTTGTCATCAGTTGATTACGCACGTAGTTCTAAGACAGAAGTTGTGGCTTCAGCTGTTAAAGATGCTACAAACTCAATGGACATCAAATTGGTTGTAACAATGACTGAATCAGGAAATACAGCTCGTTTGATTTCTAAATATCGTCCAGATGCTGACATCTTGGCAATTACATTTGATGAATTGACACAACGTTCATTGATGTTGAACTGGGGTGTTATTCCAGTAGTAACTGAAAAACCTGCATCTACTGATGATATGTTTGAAGTTGCTGAAAAAGTTGCTCTTGAAAGTGGTCTTGTGAAATCTGGCGACAATATTGTGATTGTAGCTGGTGTTCCGGTCGGAACTGGTGGAACAAACACAATGCGTATCCGTACAGTCCGTTAA